A stretch of DNA from Equus caballus isolate H_3958 breed thoroughbred chromosome 13, TB-T2T, whole genome shotgun sequence:
CCTGGGTGCAATGGAGAGGTGGAGTTGCTGTAAAGCTTGCAGGGAGGGAGTCATGGAGAGCACATTGTAAGAACAAGTCTCCAGCTTCTTCCTGACTCCCTCTTTCCAGCCATCGGCCCCATCCCAGGAGGCTTCCAGAACTCAGGTAAGGCAGCTGGACTGGGGGAAAGTCAGAAAAGATAGGAGGGGTAGCATGGGTGCTGATAGGGGGGCTGGAAGGGCAGGGAACTGGGGTAGAGAAAGGTGGGAGTGGGGGATGGAGAGCAGGAAGATGGCAGCTGGGCAGTGTCCTGGGCTGTGGCAGGGGCTTGAACTCACCAGCATCTTCCTCTCTTTACCCTCTGACTCGCAGCTCCCAGTCCTACCCAAGAAGAACCTGAGGATCTGGGTAAGGAACAGTGAGGCGAAGTCCTCAGATCTTAAAGCAAGTTAAGGCTAGCTGAGGGTGATGAGGAAGGTGGAAGTGACCAGAAACTTAGAAGCGCCGAGGTCCTCTCTGTTATTTGTTCGGTGGGGCAACCTGAGGCAGGTGACTGAGGGGGCTTCGTCCTGAGTTACCCGGGCCTGTGGCATGGGGGACAGGAGCGAGCCATGACCTCTGCGGTACCCCACTGCAGACTGCGGTCGCTCTGAGCCCTCTGCCCGCATCATGGGGGGCTCAGACGCGCAGGCGGGCACCTGGCCGTGGCAGGTGAGCCTGAGTCAGAAGGGGAACCACATCTGCGGGGGTTCCCTCATCGCCCCCTCCTGGGTCCTCTCCGCTGCTCACTGTTTCGTGAAGTGAGTATCCGCCCTTGTCAAGCCCCTCTCCCTCAAAAGCCAAGCGCGCCCCGAAGCCTGACCCCCGCGTATTCGAGGCTAACTTGGAGCCAAGCTGCCTCcgcctccccgccctcccccgAAGCTGGGTGCTTTGCGGGGTATCCCGGTTCTGAGCTTGGTGGGGCCGCCAGCAGACTCGTCCCACCACTCCACCAAATATCTGACTCTGAATTCCATCTTGCCAATGCCCCTTGAATCAACCACCTCCAAAGCAGATTCGCTTCTCCCTTTTTAAGGAGTGTATCTTAACCTCCATCGCTCTAGCCCCAAATCTGGATCCGACTCCGCCCCTCCTGGATTCCTGCTGACCCCACCTTCCCCCTGGCTCTGAGCCCCCACCTTCCATAGGGTCAACCTAATCCCTCCCCGCCTCGGCCGCGGTGCAGGAACGGGACCTTGGATCCCGCGGCCGAGTGGTCAGTACTGCTGGGCGTGCACTCCCAGGACTGGCCCTTGGACGACGCGCAAGTCCGCGCAGTGGCCGCCATCCTGGTGCCGGACAACTACAGCAGGGTGGAACTGGGCGCTGACTTGGCCCTACTGCGCCTGGCCTCGCCCGCCAGGCTGGGCCCCGCCGTGCGGCCCGTCTGCCTGCCCCGCTCCTCGCATCGCTTCGCTCCTGGCACAGCCTGCTGGGCCACCGGCTGGGGGGACGTGCAAGAGGCGGGTGAGTGAGGCGTGGGGGTGCCAGGAAAGAGGGTTATCGCAGAGGCGGAGCCTACTGAGCAGTCCTGGGGCGGGACTTTGGGGACCAGTCCTAAAAGCTGCGGTCCCGGCAGGGCGGGCCCAcggggcggggcctcgggcgGAGCCTCGAGGGCTGGTTTCTGCTGGGCCACCGGGTAAGTGGTGCGCCTATCGCCACCTATCCTCCTCCCCAAAGGTTCTCAAACTGAGACCACTGAATCATCcctccattccctcctcctcacCTTTCCTTCTAGCTTTTTCTTTCCTGGATTTAGAATTCGACCAGGGttcccatcccagctctgctatttCAGACAAAGCACTTCACGCagtccatttcctcttctgaaaattgAGGAAAGTAGTGCCCAGTTCATGGCGTTGTTGGGTGGAGTAAATCAGAAAACCCATGTAAAGTTTAttgcacagtgcctagcatagcGGTAACTAATGCATTTTAAGATATTTGTACCCTCGGTGATCCATGTACTGCAGCACAGCCCCCAGGATTTAGTAACCATTCAGCACATATCAGTTGCTGCCCTCCTTTCCTCTCATCCTTCTTCCTCCCATCCTAACCTCCCCTACACATCTCTCTACTTCCCCACCTTCTGTCTTCTCCCTACTCaccctcattcactcattcaacagatatttcctgagcatctccttgggccaggcactgttAGGCATTAGAAACCCACCAATGAACATAACAAGCAAGAATCCCTGCCTTCTCAGAGCTTACATCCTAGCAGGTAGACAAACAATAAgttgaataaataagcaaacacttATGTAAGCGGTGTGGGAGGAAACAGACCACTTTTCCATCCCCCATCATCCTCATTATCCAGTGCTACCTTTCCGTGTCAGCAAGGCCCCCACAATTATTCTGCGTCTGCTGTGATCAGACCTGTGCAGTGCCTGGGGCTTTGGTGAGGGTGCTTCAGGAGGAGATACTGCAGCCTCTGCTTGCAGGGGCCCCATCGGGGCAGGAAGTGACTAGGAAGGGTCATTCCAAGCACCTGGGAAGTCTGTGTGGATGAGGCCAAGCCATCGTGACAAAGGGCACCCAGAGCAGATTTCTGGGGAGGTATTGTGAAGAGAAGACATAAGTTGGCATTACAGGAATGTAGGGTGGAAATGGAGGCCATCCTGGGGACCCAGGTGGGGCACAGTAGATGGAGAAGGGCCAGGTTGCCAGGCTGGAGCAGACCGGGCAGAGGCAACAAAGGCCGCAAAAGCTGCTGGGGCTGGATAACCAAAGCTTTCAAGTCAGACTGAGGGCCAGAGTACCCCCCAGCTCCAGAAAGCCCTGGGACAATACCAAACCTCCCTGGGTGACCCTTGTTTACAGCCCCAGACATCATCTGACCTCTCAGGACTCCGGGTCGGAGtgaggggggagaggggagagagctCTGTCCcactctcccccacccctttctGGATCCTAAGACTTTGTTTCCATCAAAAGCAGGTTCATCTCAGGAGAGGGCTGAGGCCTCAGGTTTAGACAATGGAATCCATTGATTGTTCCTGGTAAGATCAGAGCTGAGCTTTGAAAAAATTCCTCTGGCAGCAACAAGTGAAGGGTGGGTTGGGGAACAGACCAGTGAGAAGGCCGAGCCAATCATCCAGGCCCAAGTTTGTAGCTCACTGAACTTCAGTGAAAATGCCAGGAAGTCACACATGAGAGGTTTTCTGGACTTGGGAACTGATTGAGGAGGGGAAGTTGAGACAGGGGTCAGGGATGACACCCAGAATCCAGGCTTGGTAACTCAGTACAGGACCACATCTAGTCTCTATGACATCTTTGTTGAAAAGCATATCCTCTCAGGACCAACACAGCCCACGTCAGGGCTCAGAGCTTAGTGATTTTAGCCCCAACCTGCATCCTTTGTTGGCTGGGTGCCTTTGTGCAGTGTACAACCATCCATGACAGCTCTCACTGAGTGCTTTGATGGGGCCATTGCTGAGATGAGGATGTAGGAAGAATAACAGAGAGGAACGGCAGGAGATGATTAGTTTTGGATGTGAGGGGCTGAGGTGCCATGGGACATCTAGAAAAAGATGTCCAGAAAGCAGCCAGAGGGGACAAAGCCGAGCCATTGGAAGCAGAATTCTCCATACCTGCCTCACAGCATTTTCTCTCCGGTTCTGCCTACAGatcccctgcctctcccctgggTGCTACAAGAAGTGGAGCTAAGGCTGCTGGGAGAGGCTGCCTGTCAGTGTCTCTACAGCAGGCCTGGCCCCTTCAACCTCACTTTCCAGCTACTGCCAGGGATGCTGTGTGCTGGCTACCGGGAGGGCCGCAGGGACACCTGCCAGGTGAGAGGAGCTCCCTGCACCTGCCTGACAGGACCAGGCAGAGCCCTAACCAATAGGAAGTGGTGTTAAAAATAGAGCTCATCTCTCTCATATCTCTGAACCTCATCTGCAAAAAAGAGGGCAAGATTGCCAGTAGATAGGATGGACGTGAAGATTATAAGTGGACAGAACTTGGGTCTCAACAAGTGGGCACTGTTATTTATGGCAGTACAGTGCAGGGGTTACTCTGGAGTGAGCTGGCCTGCTTGGAAGCCCAGCACCAccactcattagctgtgtgaccttggccaagttatttaacttctttgtgtCCAAACTTTCTCATCTGGAAGATGAAGATGATAGTgttacctacctcatagggtgcttatgatgagtaaatgaatttatatatgtgaaagcacttagaacagtgcctggtccTTAAtaagagctaaataaatattagctactactattattattattattatcattacccCACATTCCAGCCCAGAGCACAGCACCTATTActtagtagatactcaataaagttatttttaaaaaatgaattaatccttaacagaaggaaattttccAGATAACCTGCTGAAGACCAAAACATAgtatattttaaccatttttcccAGAAACTTTCCTCAACTGGCACACATTTTTGAGGGCACTCAAGCATGCCTGGTGGTGACGGGGATTCAAGCTAGACGGTCTTCAGGGTCCCTCCCAATGATGAGGTTCCAGGACCTGTGGGCACAGTCCCCTGCCTTCTTGAATAGCACTGCAAACAATTCAAATTCCTCTAGACCAGTCTAGACCAGCGCTGTCCAATATACCTTtctatgatgatggaaatgttctttatctgtGCTGTTCAGCATGGTAGTTACTAGCCACGTTGGCTACtgaacatttgaaatgtggctagggTGTCTGAGGAATGAATTcttcattttacttaattttaatttaaatcgCCATATGTGGTTCGTgtctaccatattggacagcagaGTTCTGGATGATTCTGAACCTTCTTTGTGACTCTCGTCAGGTCACAGAGATGCCCGGCCTGGATTCTAGAAATGTCTTTGGGACAATGCTCCAGCATTAAATGGCCCCAGAACCATTGTTTCAGTGTCTGTTCATTGTAGTTCCTCCTCCTTACTTGCTTTCAAACTGTCCCTTCTTGCTGCTTTGGATTGCCTATTTCTAACGGCCTCTTCCTCATGAATGCTGGCATCTCTGATTTACTTTAACAATTGGGTGAACTCAAAAACCCAAGACAGGGTTTGTTTGAACTAGTTAATGTGCAAGAATCATTTGCCTCCGAATGAGACCTGCAGGCCTCTCTGGCATGGCCTTTAATACATTAGCTTGGTGCTCTTGGCTTTGGATGCTCATCAACCGTTCTGCTTTACGAGGCTTTCTTCAGTTTAGAGTTGTAAGGAATACAGAGGACAAGGCACAGCCAAGGCAGGTTTCTAGAAGTTGGCTGTATGTTGAGCCAGCAAGAAGAGGTATAGAACCTTTGTGAGGTACTGGTGGGTATAAGCCGGTGGGTCCCTGGGCTGATCCCCTGACACTGAGTCATCTATCATCAGGGAGACTCTGGGGGGCCTCTGGTCTGTGAGGAAGGCAGCCGATGGTTCCAGGCAGGAATCACCAGCTTTGGCTTTGGCTGTGGAAGGAGGAACCGCCCTGGAGTCTTCACTGCTGTGGCGTCCTATGAGGCATGGATACGGGAACAGGTGATGGGCTCAGAGCCTGGGCCTGCATTTCCCACCCAGTCCCGGCAGCCCCAGTCAGGCCCCAGGGAGGCCCCAGATGAGAACTGCACCATCGCCCTGCCAGGTGAGGGGGCAGGACCCCTGGACATCCGGTGGACATGAGAGATTTGAGTTGGGGTAGAAATTGCTGGGGGTTCAGGAGGTCCTCTGACCCAGGTCTCTCACCCCTCAGAGTGTGGGAAGGCCACGCGGccaggggcctggccctgggaggCCCAGGTGATGGTGCCAGGATCCAGACCCTGCCATGGGGCGCTCGTGTCTGAAAGCTGGGTCTTGGCACCTGCCAGTTGCTTCCTGGAGTGAGTAAAAACACACGCCTCGGGGCAGATTCTTGCCCCTCCCTCATCAGCCTGAGACCTACCTACCTGGCCCCAGCCCTTCCCCTGGGCGGGGCAGGGGTGTGGGGTCCCTTTGGGAGGTGTAGAATCCAACTCGCAAAGCGGGGTCCTAGTCTGTTGGGGGCGAGTAGAAGGGTAGTATAAGTTCCATCCAGGATGTGGGAGGCTGAGTAAGCAGTTTTCAGACCTCAGGAAGGGGATGGAGGCTCCTAGCCTGGGATACCGAGCCTAAGCCAGGGGTGCGGGGTTTGGAGCTGAGTCTGCAGGATCTGGCCCACATCCCCAGTCTCCCCATCCCGCGGCCCCATCAGTTCAGACCGCTCGCCTCGCTATCTGGACAACTGGCGCGTGCTACTGCCCTCGCGCCCGCGCGCGGAGCAGGTAGCGCGCCTCGTGCCGCACGAGAACGCCTCGTGGGACGACGCCTCGGACCTGGCGCTGCTGCAGCTGCGCGTGCCCGTGAACCTGAGCGTGGCCCCGCGGCCAGTGTGCTTACCGCAGCCAGAACACTATTTCCTGCCCGGGAGCCGCTGCCGCCTGGGTCGCTGGGGCCGCGGGGGTGAGCAGGGGCCCGGCGCGGAGCGGGGCGGAGTAGCTGAGGGTCCGACTCCGCCGCAGCGGGGGTTCgctccctcttccttctcagaGCCCGCGCCTCGCCCCAGCACCCTGCTTGAGGCGGAGCTGCTGGGCGGCTGGTGGTGTCACTGCCTGTATGGCCGCCAGGGGGCGTCAGTGCCGCCGCCGAGAGACCCGCCCCACGCGCTCTGCCCCGCctaccaggaggaggaggaggaggcgggcggCTGCTGGGTGAGCGGCGGGGGAGGAGCCTGCGGGTCTGGGTTGGACCCAGAGAGGCcgaggggctgggggcggagcCTTAGAGGGACTGGGATGGAGGCTGAGCGCTCTGGGGGCGGAGCCTGGCTATGGAGGACTTTCGGGAGGGGTCTGAGGGCGGACCCTGGGCGCTGTTGGGCCTTGTCGCTGCCCCTCCGTTTAAAGAGGATCCTAAAGCAAGGGCTGACTTCATACAGATTAGTATTGGAGCCCGGCTTGGAGGAGGTGGGACCTGGTGGACCTCGGGAGGTGGACCTCCTGAGTACAGGAGACTATGGAATCCAGGATGAGCCCCAGGACCTTTGATACCCTCTCACCAacttgcacacacacagagggactgGCAAATGCACATGCTTTCTTGCTGCAGAATGACTCGAGTTGGAGCCTTCTGTGCCGGGAGGAGGGGACCTGGTTCCTGGCTGGAATCAGAAATTTGTCTAGTGGCTGCCTACGTCCCAGAGCCTTCTTCCCCCTGCAGACTCACGGCCCGTGGATCAGCCATGTGACTCGGGGAGCCTACCTAGAGGACCAGCTGGCCTGGGACTGGGGCCCTGAGGGAGAGGAGACTAAGATACAGAGTTGTCCTCCTGCCACAGAGCATGGTGGTGAGGAGGGCCTTTGGGGCCTAGTTCCTGGGGGTGCTTAGATCCATGGTAGGGGCTTCAGGGGTCAGCTGTGGAATCCCCACTGAGGTGGTCACCTCCTCTCCCTAGCCTGTGGCCTGCGGCCAGAGCCTGCTCCGATGGGGGTCCTGTGGCCCTGGCTGGCAGAGGTGCATGTGGCTGGAGATCAAGTCTGCACTGGAATCCTTGTGGCCCCAGGCTGGGTCCTGGCAGCCACTCACTGTGTCCTCAGGTGGGTCTCACTCATCTCCTGGGCAAGAAGGAAAAATTGGGAGATGGACCAGAGGACTCTTGCAATAGTGGGATATTTGCCCTTTAGGGCTCTTACAGCACAGGGAAACTGCTGTGAAGTGTTTTGAGACGAGAGAGAGATTCGGAAGGAGGAATAATGGAATTAGTGGAATGACCCTGGAGATTCATTCCACCCTTTCCCCTGGGCTAGGAAGGACTTTACCAGCAATGCAGGGAGCAGGAGGTGATACTGGGCCTTGTGCCAACAGGCGAGGCTCTACAACAGTGCCTTACATTGAAGTGTACCTGGGCCGAGCAGGGGCCAGTCCCCTCCCACAGGGCCACCCAGTATCCCGGTTGGTCATCAGCATCCGTCTGCCCCGGCACCTGGGACTTCAGCCCCCCCTCGCCCTCCTGGAGCTGAGTTCACGGGTGAAGCCCTCCCCGTCAGCCTTGCCCATCTGCCTTCACCCCGGGGGTATCCCCCTGGGGGCCAgctgctgggtgctgggctggAAGGACCCCCAGGACCGAGGTGAGAGCCCTGGGTCTGGGGGTGAGAAGTCATTGGAGGCCAGAATCCCTGGGACaaccctcttttctctctctagtccctgtggctgctgctgtCTCCATCTTGACACCACGACTCTGTCACTGCCTCTATCAGGGCATTCTGCCCCCTGGGACTCTCTGTGTCCTGTATGCAGAGGGACAAGAGGACAGGTGTGAGGTACAAGGGCCTGGGCATCCTggtccagggaggggagaagcagTGATGGGCAGCTAGACCCTAAAGAGAGAGCAGGATTGGAATTCTTGGGTGCTGGGCCCCAAATGGGAAGAAACACTGCTTTCTGGCTGGACCTTGGAGAGAGACCAGGGCCCAGGATGCCTAAGGATGGAGACAAGCAGTGCTTTGTGGATGGACCCTAGGAGAAGGTATGGGGGACCAGGAGGAAGGGTAAGAGACCATTTTGGCCTTGGCTCTGACATTGCAGGTGACCTCAGCACCTCCACTCCTGTGCCAGACTGAGGGAGGTTCCTGGGTCCTTGTGGGCTTGGCTGTTCGAGGGAGCAGGGAGCTGTTTGCTGCCATTGGCCCTGAAGAGGCCTGGATCTCTCAGACAGTGGAGGAGGCCCATTTCCTGCCCCCCAGTGGCTCCTCCTATTGGCCCCCTGAAGGCAGCGATCTCTGCCCCCCAGACACGGCCAGGGCCTCAGGCACCCCTCGGGCTGCTGTGTTCCTGCTGCTACTGACCTCCCTGATACAGGGCTAAGGGCCCTGGGTCCCTGGGCtacctctccttctcctcccctacaCCCCTCCAGCCCTCCACTTTGCGCCCAGTGGGGCTGGAATGTGACCTAACCGCCTCTGTTCCCTTGCTGGCACCTCCAGAGCACCCCACCCACCTAGATTGCAGCGGCTTCAGATCATTGGGCCTCAGTGCTTGGCTATTTCGCCCCTGGAATCCTTGGGGGCAGTGGAGTGGACAATAAAGGTGTCAACACAGTCATGTGGCCTTGTGGCATTGCTGGGGGCAGCCTGAAGGGCTGGGGGAAACCCCAGGGCTAGGGCCGCTCCCTCCTGGGCCTCTGTGAATCAGGCTTTGGGCTCCCAGGAAATGTGTCCCTGATAACGTGGCAGCTGTCACTCATTCCTGCTCCAGGGCGTTGGAGGTTGGGTGGCCAGCTGAGTGTGTGTCACCTCCCCAATGGAATCAGCATCCCCAGCGCCTGCTGGACACCTCAGCCCTAGCTCAAACCCTGCTGCCCTTCTCCCCAGAACAAAAAAGACTGAGGGTGAGGGTTGGAGGAAGGGTCTAGGAGGCTGAGAGTCCAGGGTCTCTCTACCATATCCTATACTGACAGGGAGCTGCCTCCCATATCCACACCCTGATGAATGATGCCCCAAAGTGTACACCTCTAGTGTCCCCAGCATACACACATGACACTTGCACCCTGCAAGGGTCCA
This window harbors:
- the PRSS36 gene encoding polyserase-2 isoform X3, translated to MSQHLLLPLVILAIGPIPGGFQNSAPSPTQEEPEDLDCGRSEPSARIMGGSDAQAGTWPWQVSLSQKGNHICGGSLIAPSWVLSAAHCFVKNGTLDPAAEWSVLLGVHSQDWPLDDAQVRAVAAILVPDNYSRVELGADLALLRLASPARLGPAVRPVCLPRSSHRFAPGTACWATGWGDVQEADPLPLPWVLQEVELRLLGEAACQCLYSRPGPFNLTFQLLPGMLCAGYREGRRDTCQGDSGGPLVCEEGSRWFQAGITSFGFGCGRRNRPGVFTAVASYEAWIREQVMGSEPGPAFPTQSRQPQSGPREAPDENCTIALPECGKATRPGAWPWEAQVMVPGSRPCHGALVSESWVLAPASCFLDSDRSPRYLDNWRVLLPSRPRAEQVARLVPHENASWDDASDLALLQLRVPVNLSVAPRPVCLPQPEHYFLPGSRCRLGRWGRGEPAPRPSTLLEAELLGGWWCHCLYGRQGASVPPPRDPPHALCPAYQEEEEEAGGCWTHGPWISHVTRGAYLEDQLAWDWGPEGEETKIQSCPPATEHGACGLRPEPAPMGVLWPWLAEVHVAGDQVCTGILVAPGWVLAATHCVLRRGSTTVPYIEVYLGRAGASPLPQGHPVSRLVISIRLPRHLGLQPPLALLELSSRVKPSPSALPICLHPGGIPLGASCWVLGWKDPQDRVPVAAAVSILTPRLCHCLYQGILPPGTLCVLYAEGQEDRCEVTSAPPLLCQTEGGSWVLVGLAVRGSRELFAAIGPEEAWISQTVEEAHFLPPSGSSYWPPEGSDLCPPDTARASGTPRAAVFLLLLTSLIQG
- the PRSS36 gene encoding polyserase-2 isoform X1; protein product: MSQHLLLPLVILAPSPTQEEPEDLDCGRSEPSARIMGGSDAQAGTWPWQVSLSQKGNHICGGSLIAPSWVLSAAHCFVKNGTLDPAAEWSVLLGVHSQDWPLDDAQVRAVAAILVPDNYSRVELGADLALLRLASPARLGPAVRPVCLPRSSHRFAPGTACWATGWGDVQEADPLPLPWVLQEVELRLLGEAACQCLYSRPGPFNLTFQLLPGMLCAGYREGRRDTCQGDSGGPLVCEEGSRWFQAGITSFGFGCGRRNRPGVFTAVASYEAWIREQVMGSEPGPAFPTQSRQPQSGPREAPDENCTIALPECGKATRPGAWPWEAQVMVPGSRPCHGALVSESWVLAPASCFLDSDRSPRYLDNWRVLLPSRPRAEQVARLVPHENASWDDASDLALLQLRVPVNLSVAPRPVCLPQPEHYFLPGSRCRLGRWGRGGEQGPGAERGGVAEGPTPPQRGFAPSSFSEPAPRPSTLLEAELLGGWWCHCLYGRQGASVPPPRDPPHALCPAYQEEEEEAGGCWNDSSWSLLCREEGTWFLAGIRNLSSGCLRPRAFFPLQTHGPWISHVTRGAYLEDQLAWDWGPEGEETKIQSCPPATEHGACGLRPEPAPMGVLWPWLAEVHVAGDQVCTGILVAPGWVLAATHCVLRRGSTTVPYIEVYLGRAGASPLPQGHPVSRLVISIRLPRHLGLQPPLALLELSSRVKPSPSALPICLHPGGIPLGASCWVLGWKDPQDRVPVAAAVSILTPRLCHCLYQGILPPGTLCVLYAEGQEDRCEVTSAPPLLCQTEGGSWVLVGLAVRGSRELFAAIGPEEAWISQTVEEAHFLPPSGSSYWPPEGSDLCPPDTARASGTPRAAVFLLLLTSLIQG
- the PRSS36 gene encoding polyserase-2 isoform X2, whose translation is MSQHLLLPLVILAPSPTQEEPEDLDCGRSEPSARIMGGSDAQAGTWPWQVSLSQKGNHICGGSLIAPSWVLSAAHCFVKNGTLDPAAEWSVLLGVHSQDWPLDDAQVRAVAAILVPDNYSRVELGADLALLRLASPARLGPAVRPVCLPRSSHRFAPGTACWATGWGDVQEADPLPLPWVLQEVELRLLGEAACQCLYSRPGPFNLTFQLLPGMLCAGYREGRRDTCQGDSGGPLVCEEGSRWFQAGITSFGFGCGRRNRPGVFTAVASYEAWIREQVMGSEPGPAFPTQSRQPQSGPREAPDENCTIALPECGKATRPGAWPWEAQVMVPGSRPCHGALVSESWVLAPASCFLDSDRSPRYLDNWRVLLPSRPRAEQVARLVPHENASWDDASDLALLQLRVPVNLSVAPRPVCLPQPEHYFLPGSRCRLGRWGRGEPAPRPSTLLEAELLGGWWCHCLYGRQGASVPPPRDPPHALCPAYQEEEEEAGGCWNDSSWSLLCREEGTWFLAGIRNLSSGCLRPRAFFPLQTHGPWISHVTRGAYLEDQLAWDWGPEGEETKIQSCPPATEHGACGLRPEPAPMGVLWPWLAEVHVAGDQVCTGILVAPGWVLAATHCVLRRGSTTVPYIEVYLGRAGASPLPQGHPVSRLVISIRLPRHLGLQPPLALLELSSRVKPSPSALPICLHPGGIPLGASCWVLGWKDPQDRVPVAAAVSILTPRLCHCLYQGILPPGTLCVLYAEGQEDRCEVTSAPPLLCQTEGGSWVLVGLAVRGSRELFAAIGPEEAWISQTVEEAHFLPPSGSSYWPPEGSDLCPPDTARASGTPRAAVFLLLLTSLIQG